From Peromyscus maniculatus bairdii isolate BWxNUB_F1_BW_parent chromosome 19, HU_Pman_BW_mat_3.1, whole genome shotgun sequence, the proteins below share one genomic window:
- the Pura gene encoding transcriptional activator protein Pur-alpha, whose protein sequence is MADRDSGSEQGGAALGSGGSLGHPGSGSGSGGGGGGGGGGGGSGGGGGAPGGLQHETQELASKRVDIQNKRFYLDVKQNAKGRFLKIAEVGAGGNKSRLTLSMSVAVEFRDYLGDFIEHYAQLGPSQPPDLAQAQDEPRRALKSEFLVRENRKYYMDLKENQRGRFLRIRQTVNRGPGLGSTQGQTIALPAQGLIEFRDALAKLIDDYGVEEEPAELPEGTSLTVDNKRFFFDVGSNKYGVFMRVSEVKPTYRNSITVPYKVWAKFGHTFCKYSEEMKKIQEKQREKRAACEQLHQQQQQQQEETTAATLLLQGEEEGEED, encoded by the coding sequence ATGGCGGACCGAGACAGCGGCAGCGAGCAGGGTGGTGCGGCGCTGGGCTCGGGCGGCTCCCTAGGGCACCCGGGCTCGGGCTCAGGCTCCGgcgggggcggtggtggcggcgggggcggcggcggcagtggcggcggcggcggggccccGGGGGGGCTGCAGCACGAGACGCAGGAGCTGGCCTCCAAGCGGGTGGACATCCAGAACAAGCGCTTCTACCTGGACGTGAAGCAGAACGCCAAGGGCCGCTTCCTCAAGATCGCAGAGGTGGGCGCTGGCGGCAACAAGAGCCGCCTCACCCTCTCCATGTCTGTGGCCGTGGAGTTCCGCGACTACCTGGGCGACTTCATCGAGCACTACGCGCAGCTGGGCCCCAGCCAGCCGCCCGACCTGGCCCAGGCACAGGACGAACCACGCCGGGCGCTCAAGAGCGAGTTCCTGGTGCGCGAAAACCGCAAGTACTACATGGATCTCAAGGAGAACCAGCGCGGCCGCTTCCTGCGCATCCGCCAGACAGTCAACCGGGGGCCCGGCCTGGGCTCCACGCAGGGCCAGACCATCGCGCTGCCCGCACAGGGGCTCATCGAGTTCCGTGACGCTCTGGCCAAGCTCATCGACGACTATGGAGTGGAGGAGGAGCCGGCCGAGCTGCCCGAGGGCACCTCCTTGACTGTGGACAACAAGCGCTTCTTCTTCGATGTGGGCTCCAACAAGTACGGCGTGTTTATGCGAGTCAGCGAGGTGAAGCCCACCTACCGCAACTCCATCACCGTGCCCTACAAGGTGTGGGCCAAGTTCGGACACACCTTCTGCAAGTACTCCGAGGAGATGAAGAAGATTcaagagaagcagagggagaagcgGGCCGCTTGTGAGCAgctccaccagcagcagcagcagcagcaggaggagaccACCGCTGCCACCCTGCTACTGCAGggtgaggaagaaggggaagaagattGA
- the Igip gene encoding IgA-inducing protein homolog yields the protein MCSYYHMKKRSVLGCNITIFAVMFSHLSAGNSPCGNQATVLCISRLEFVQYQS from the coding sequence ATGTGCAGTTATTATCATATGAAGAAGCGCAGTGTGTTGGGCTGTAATATAACCATATTTGCTGTCATGTTCTcccatctcagtgctgggaactcaCCATGTGGAAACCAAGCAACCGTGTTGTGCATCAGCCGGCTTGAGTTTGTTCAATATCAAAGCTGA